The following DNA comes from Paracoccus methylovorus.
CCATGTTCGAATCCGGTCTTTCAATTGCCGGCAATGCCGGACTGTCGCAGGCTTCAGAACGCGCACGCGGCGTTCTGGTGCGTGGGGCCGAGGCGCTGTTTGCGCAACTGCCCCACAGTCGCCGCCCGCCGCCGGGCATGGTCGCCGATCATATCTGGTCGCTAAGCCATGGCGTCGTCGAATTGTTCGGCCGCGGCAAGCCCGGCTCTCGTTCCCCGATCTCGGCGGCGGATATGCTGGAAAGCGGTGCGCTGATTTATCTGCGCGGGCTGGGCGTGATCTCCGATTAGAACGACCCCGACCAAAAATTTTCGCCTGATCTCTTGAACACGAGTCGCTATGCTCTATTTATGTAAATGTGATTAACATTTACATCGGAAAGGGACCGCAATGAACACTGACATCGCCCCGCGCCCCTCCGTCCTTGATCGGCTTGGCGCGATGCTTGCCGGTATCCGGGACTGGCTGGATGAACGCGGGAAGGGCGCATGGATCGCCGCAATGATCCTAGCCTTTATCGCCTGCTGGCCCTTGGGCCTTGCCGTTCTGGGCTACATGATTTGGAGCAAACGCATGTTTTCCTGCCGCCACCGCCATCATCATCACCGTCACA
Coding sequences within:
- a CDS encoding DUF2852 domain-containing protein; translated protein: MNTDIAPRPSVLDRLGAMLAGIRDWLDERGKGAWIAAMILAFIACWPLGLAVLGYMIWSKRMFSCRHRHHHHRHSNSRGFAAPTGNIAFDAYREETLKRLEDEHREFLDFLQKLREAKDKAEFDQFMQSRNEPNELQS